Below is a window of Streptomyces sp. WMMB303 DNA.
CCGCCGCGACCAGCAGCAGCCACCACACGATGGTGATCTGCAGATCGACGCCGCCGAGGGTGAGCGTGGAGGCGAAGACGGCCTTGGCCGAGTCGAAGCCCTCCATGTCGCTGATGCTCTTGGTGGTGACCTTGTCGCTGATCAGCTTGGTGAGGCCGAGATTGAGCCCCGTCAGCATCAGGAAGGTGCCCAGCGTGATGATGAAACTGGGGAGTCCGGTGCGGGTGAGCATGACCCCGTTGAAGAGCCCGATGGCCAGCGTGACCAGCAGCGACACCCCGACACCGACCCAGGTGTTGGCCGTCATCTGGTAGCTGAACATCGAGGAGGCCAGCGCTGAGGAGGTCACCATCACGCCGGTCGACAGGTCGAACTCCCCACCGATCATCAGCAGCGCCACCGGCACCGCCATGATCCCCAGGGTGGAGGAGAAGTAGAGGACCGTGGAGAGACTGGAGGGGCGCAGGAAGCTGTCCGCGACCAGCGCGAAGAACACGAACAACGCGAGGGCGCCGACCACGGCGCCCAGCTCCGGACGCCGCAGCAGCCGCACCGCCAGCGGACGGTGCACCAGCCGCTCGTCGGCCGCCGCGGGGGCCGGCGGGCGGGAGTCCGCCGGCTGCGGGGAGCCGTCCTGGGCGTCCTGGCCGCCGGGCCGGGCCGGGGCCGTCATCGGGTGCCCCGCTTCGTCAGCTCGGCCAGCTTGCCCGCGTCCTTCTTGGTGAGGATCTGCGGGCCGGTGAGCACGGGCTTGCCGCCGCCGAGCATGTCGGCGTTGTAGCGGTAGAGCCAGAGCAGGTCGACGGCCTCGTAGCCCTGCATGTAGGGCTGCTGGTCGACGGCGAAGCCGATCGTGCCGTCCTGCAGCCCGGCGGCGACCTTGTCGTTGAGGTCGAAGGTGTCGATCTCGGCCTCGCTGCCCGCGTTCTCCTTCGCCTTCGCCGCGGTGGCCGCGAAGGGCGCGCCGAGCGTGACGACCGCGTCGATCTTCTTGTCGGACTGGAGCTTGGCCTCGACCGACGACTGCACGCCGGGCATGTTGGTGCCGTCCACGTACAGGTTCTTGATCTTGCCGTCGAACGTCTTCTTGATGCCGTCGCAGCGCTGCTCGTGGCCGACGTTGCCCTGCTCGTGGATGAGGCAGACGGCCTTCTTCCGGCCCCGTTCGTTCAGCTCGCGGCCGACGGCCTCACCCGCGAGCACCTCGTCCTGGCCGATATGGGTCAGCGCACCGAAGTCCTGCGAGACCTCCTGGCCGGAATTGATCGTGATGACCGGAATTCCGGCCTTCACGGCCTTCTTCACCACGCGCTTCATCGCGTCCGGCTTGGCGAGCGTGACGATCAGGCCGTCGACCTTCTTGTCGATCGCCGTCTGGACGAGCTGCGCCTGGCGGCCGGCTTCCTTGTCATGCGAGTACAGGAACTCGATGTTGTCCTTGGCGGCGGCCTGCTCGGCGCCGCTCTGCACGATGTCCCAGTAGGTGTCCCCGTCGCCTGAGTGCGTCACCATGGCGACCTTCCAGCGCGGGGTGGACACATTGGCCTTGCCCGAGGCCGCCTGCTCGCGTGCCTCCTCCGCCCGCTTGCCGCCGGTGCTGCTGCACCCGGCGAGCGCGGTCAGCGCGACGGCCGTCGCCGCCACCGCGGCCCCTGTCGTACGTATGGACCTGCGGAACCTTCGCCGGGACCTCTGCACGCTGGCCACCTGTCCTGCTCTCTGGGTAGGTATACGGTCGGGAACCGCCCTGGATCTTCGCACACATATCCGCCACGGTGGCCGGAAACCCCCCACCGGGCCCGCGGCCACCCCTTCCGACCGGGATGTGTAGCGGCGCGCAGGACGGCCGTCAACGTCGTCGGCACGGGGTTCTCGCACAGCGGCACCTCTCACGGACTCAGGGACGCACCAGGAGCTGGAAGTCGAAGGAGTAGCGGGACGCGCGGTAGAGGTGCGAGCCGTACTCGACGGCGCGCCCGGTGTCGTCGTAGGTGGTGCGCTCCATCGTCAGCAGCGGAGCACCCTCGACCTCCCCCAGCAGCTCCGCCTCGGCGGCGTCCGCGATCCGCGCCCCCACCGACTGCCGGGCCGAGTGCAGCGTCACTCCGGCTCCGCGCATCAGCCGGTAGAGGCCCGTGGTCTCCAGCTCGCCCTCCCGCGGAGTGAGCAGATCCACCGGCAGATGGTTGCGCATGTGCGCCATCGGCTCCCCGTGCGCCAGCCGCAGCCGCTCCACCAGCCGCACCTCGGCACCCTCGGGCACCCCCAAGGCCGCCGCGACCTCCCCCGACGCCTCCTCGACGCCGTGCCGCAGCACCCGGGTGGCCGGACGCTGGCCCGCCGCCTCCAGATCGTCGTAGAGGCTGCTCAGTTCCATGGGACGCTTGACCTGGCTGTGCACGACCTGGGTGCCGATGCCCCGGCGCCGCACCAGCAGTCCCTTGTCGACCAGCGACTGGATGGCCTGCCGGACGGTGGGGCGGGACAGCCCCAGGCGGCCGGCCAGCTCGATCTCGTTGCCCAGCAGGCTTCCGGGCGCCAGCTTGCCGCGCTCGATGGCGCTCTCCAGTTGCTGGGCGAGCTGGAAGTAGAGCGGGACGGGGCTGGCGCGGTCCACACTGAGCTGCAGGTCCACCGGATCATTCTTGGCCACGAACGGGAGCGTAGTGCCCTTCGGCGGTCGCGTGAACCGTACATTCGATTGTCAGGACGAAAAGACAAAACATTGACAGTGCGGAGCGCACGGGCGAGCGTGGGCCCATGCGCATCGGACTCATCGGCACCGGCCGGATCGGCACCCTGCACGCGCGCACTCTCGACGCGCATCCCGAGGTGAGCGGACTGGTGGTCGCGGACGCGGACGCCGCACGCGCCCGTGAGGTGGCCGCCGGACTCGGCGCCACCGCCGTACCCGAGGTGGCGGACCTCTTCGCCGCGGAGCTCGACGCGGTCGTGATCGCCTCGGCCACCGCCTCGCACGCCGAACTGATCCGCACCGCGGCCCGGCGCGGACTGCCGGCCTTCTGCGAGAAGCCCATCGCCCTGGACCCGGCCGGCACCCGGGCGGCGCTCGCGGAGGTGGCGGCGGCCGGAACCCTGCTGCAGATCGGCTTCATGCGGCGCTTCGACGCCGGATACACGGCCGCCCGGGAGGCGGTGCGCGCGGGCCGCCTGGGCCGGCTGCACACGGTACGGGCGATGACCTCGGACCCGGCGCCGCCGCCCGCCGCCTACCTGCCGCACTCCGGAGGGCTCTACCGCGACTGCCTCGTCCACGACTTCGACGCCGTGCGGTGGGTGACCGGGCGGGAGATCGTCTCCGTCTACGCCACCGGCTCCGCCGCGGGCCCCGCCATGTTCGCCGAGGCGGGCGACGTGGACACCGCGGCCGCGCTCCTCACCCTGGACGACGGCACCCTGTGCACCGCCACCGCGACCCGGATGAACGGCGCGGGCTACGACGTGCGGATGGAGCTCGCGGGAGAACGGGACCAGTTCGCGGTCGGGCTGGACACACGCACCCCGCTCACCTCACTGGAACCGGCCGCTCCCCCACCGCCGGAGCGGCCGTGGCCCGGCTTCCTGGAGCGGTTCGGGCCGGCGTACGAGGCCGAGATCGCCGCCTTCGTCCGCGCCCTGCGCGGCGAGATCCCCAACCCCTGCGACGGGCGCGAGGCCCTCGCTGCGCTGCTGGCCGCGGAGGCCTGCGAACTGTCCCGCGCCACCGGCGCCCCGGTGGAGCCGGCCGCACTCGACGGCGCCGAGCCCTCCCGGACCGGCTGAGCCGGGGCCCGCCCACCGGGTGGGCCCCGGTGCCGGCACCCCGGCGACGGGCCCTCCGGGCATGCCGAGGTACCGGCGCGCCCGGAGGGCGGTCACAGCTTCTTGACCATGAACAGGCAGGCGTCGGCCACCCGGTGGACCACCCCGGCCCCGTCCTGGTAGCTCCAGCAGTCCAGGTACGGCACGGAATCGCGATAGCCGAGGTGGCCGTAGAGGGCGCTCGCCCGCGGATTGTTCTTCTCGACGCCGAGCCCGACCGCGCGACAGCCCCGCTCCCCGGCGAGGCGCTCCACCTCACGGAGGAGCGCCGTGCTGATGTTCTGGGAGCGGAGGGCCCCGTGCCACACTCCGAGCCCGTGCACCTCGGGGCAGCCGGGATGCGCTGCCCGCACCTCGGGCGCCTCGCACCCCGCCCAGCTGATCTCGCAGCTGCCGACCGGCCGCCGGTCCTGCCAGGCCAGCAGGAACGTGGCGCTGCCCTGCCGTTGCCGCGCGTAGCGGGCCTCGTGTGGGGTGGCCGCCCCGCGCAGCGGCTTGTGCGCCTCGAGCAGTTCGAGGTCTTCTTCCCGGCACTGACTGATCCGCATGCCGGTACCCTACGAGCCTGGTACGGACCTGTGTCCATGCTTCACAACACGTCCCCCTGCCGGGAGCACAGCCCGCACCCGATCGCGCTCCCGGGCCGGGAACGCACTGGTCAGCCGAACCGTACCGGCACGCTCTTCACCCCGCGCAGCACGGTGCCCTGCCGCCACTCCAGTGCGGCGGGACTGGCGTCCAACTCCAGCCGGTCGGTGCGCTCCAGCAGCATCTCGAAGGCGATCCGAGCCTCCAGGCGGGCCAGCGGGGCACCCAGGCAGAAGTGGATGCCGTGCCCGAAAGCGAGGTGGCCGCCGCTCTCCCGGCGGATGTCGAAGCGGTCGCCCTCGGGGAAGCGCGCCGGATCCCGGTCGGCGTCGGCAAGGACCGGCAGCACGAGCCGCCCGCCGCCGGGGATCAGGGTGCCGTCGATCTCCAGGGGTTCACGGGTGAAGCGGTAGGTGGACATCTCGACCGGACCGTCGTAGCGGAGCATCTCCTCGACGGCTCCGTCGAGCAGCGCCGGATCGGCGCGCAGTGCGGCGAGCTGGTCGGGGTGGCACAGCAGCGCGAGCGCGCCGTTGGCGATGAGCCCCACCGTCGTCTCGTACCCGGCCACCAGCAGCAGCCAGGCCATGCCGTGCAGTTCGCCGGTGGAGAGCCGGTCGCCGTCCTCGTCGCTGGTCCGGATCAGGAGGCTGAGCAGGTCCTCGCCCGGGCGTGCGCGCTGCCGCTCCAGCAGGTCGGTCAGATAGCCGCTCAGCGCCTCCACCGAGCCGCGCTTCTCCTCCTCCGGGGCCGCGCTCAGCACGTGGTCGCTCCAAGCGCTGAACCGCTCGCGCTCCAGGTCCGGCACGCCGAGCAGTTCGCAGATCACCGCGATCGGGAGCGGGAAGGCGAGCGCCTCGACCAGGTCGGCGCGCCCGTCGGGGTCTGCCAGCATCCGGTCCAGCAGCCCGGCCGTCAGCTCCCTGATCCGGGGCTCCAGCGCGGCGATCCGACGCGGGGTGAACTGCCTGCTGACCAGCTTGCGCAGCCGGGTGTGGTCGGGCGGATCGCTGATCAGCATGTGGGTGCCGGGGGAGATCGAGAGGGTTCCGGCCTCCGGCGAGGCGTTGGCCCAGTCCTTGGAGAGCCGCGGGTCGTTCAGGGCGGCCCGCGCCGCCTCGTGGCCGACCACCAGCCAGCCGAGCGCGCCTTCCGGGGTGCGCACATGGTGCACGGTGCCGCGGCGGCGCAACGCGGCGTAGACGGGGTAGGGGTCGCGGACGAAGTCGTCCCCCAGCACGGCGAGGTCGACGATGCCGTCCGTGTCCGGGGTCAGGTCCAGCACACTCCGGTCAGCCATGGGGAGAGCCTAGAAGCGGGTACGCGACGGGTCACCGGGGCGTTTTCGGCCGGCGAGGGCAGCCCCGTCCACCGGCGGAGGGCTGCCGCCCCGATCCGCCGACGGACGGGCGGCCCGTTTCCGTCTCCGGGCGGGCCCCGGTGCGCTGCTCAGGCGGGTGCGGCGTCCTGGAGGCGCTTGAGGAGTTCGGTGACCCGCTTGGTGGTCGTCTCCCGGTCGTGGCCGTCGCTGAGCGCGGAGCCCATGCCGCAGGCGACGGCGCCCGCGGCGATCCATTCGGGCGCCTCCTCCAGGGTGATGCCACCAGTGGGCAGGAAGGGCGCCTGCGGCAGCGCTGCGCGCACGTCCCGCAGCCAGCCGGGCCCGTGCTGCGAGGCGGGGAAGAGTTTGAGCCCGTCGGCGCCCAGTTCCAGCGCCCGGACCGCTTCGGTGGGGGTGGCGACGCCGGGGAACACGGGAACCCCGTAGCGGTGCCCGGTGCGGATGACCTCCTCGTCCAGGGCGGGCGCGACGAGGAAGCGGGCACCGGCGTCGACGGCGAGGCGGGCCGAGGCGCTGTCCAGAACGGTTCCCGCGCCGATCACCGAGTCCTCGCCGGTCTCGCGGCGCAGCGTGCTGATGGCGTCGAGCGCATAGGGCGTGGTCAGCGAGACCTCCAGGCTGGTGAGCCCGGCGGCGAGCAGGATGTCGGCCGTCGCGGCCGCCTTCTCGTAGCTGTCCGCGCGGACGATGGCGAGGACGCGCTGTTCCAGCGCCGCTCTGGTGATCTCCCAGCGGTACACGGCAGTTCGCCGCCTCTCTCGGTCTGTGGGATGTCGGCCGGCCGGCACCGCGCCGGACCCTGCGGAAGCGGGGCCGGTAGCAGCGTCAGCGGTGCACCGGGTCGGTGCCGCGGGTGAACGCCGCGAGCGCGCGGTCGCGGGCGGCGGCAGTGGGCAGGCCGTCGATGTCGCCGGGCGCCTGGACGACGAGCGCCGCCACGCACGCGGCCTCGGCCAGGGCCCGCTGGTGGTCCAGCCCGCGCAGCCGGGCCGAGAGCCAGCCGGCCGCGAACGCGTCGCCCGCGCCGACCGGATCGGTGACCGGCACCTCGAAGGGCTCCTGCCGCCACTGGCCTTCGGCGGTGTGCGCGACCGCGCTGTGGTCGCGGTGCTTGACCACGACCGTGCCGGCCCGGCCGAGCGTCAGCAGGGCTTTGGCGCCCTCGTCCGGGCCCGCGCCCAGCAGGAGTTCGATCTCGTCCTCGCCGGCGAGGACGAGATCGGCCTCGCGCAGCAGCGGACCGACGCGCCGGATCCACTCGTGGTCGGTGCCCAGTTTGCGCCGCACGTTGGGGTCGAAGCAGACGGTGGCGCCGGCCTGCCGGGCGCCTTCGATCAGGGCATGGGTGGCCTTCTCGGCGTCCTCGGAGAGCATCGGGGTGATACCGGTGACATGCACGAGCCGCACACCGGCCAACGCCTCGGGGGTGATCTGTGCGGGGCTGAGCAGCGAGGCGGCCGAACCGGTCCGGTAGTACTGCACGTCGACGGCGCGGCGGGGGTGGCTGTCGCGCAGCAGCAGTCCGGTCGGCGATTCCGGGTCCATCTCGGCGCAGGAGACGTCGACGCCGTCGGCCCGCAGTTCCCGCAGTACGGCCTCGCCCGCGGGGTCGTCCCCGACCCGGCCGATCCACCGTGCCCAGTGGCCCAGCCTGGCGAGTCCGGCCGCGACGTTGGATTCGGCCCCGGCCACGGAACGCCGGAAGTGCGTCGCGCGTTCCAGGGGGAGGCCGGGTTCGGCGAGCATCAGCAGCATGGCCTCACCGCAGGTAACCGCTTCCGGGCCGTTTCTCACCGTTGACTCCCCATATCTACCGCCCGCGCATCACTCTCTGTGGGGAACGTTACCCGCTCACGCCGGGTAAGCCACCCCCGGGTGGCGCGACAACCTCAGGTACGGCGTCGACTCACCTGGCGAGTCGAAGGTAGCCGATCGGGCGTGCGGTGTGCCGACCTCTGCCACACTCCCCGGCCGGGAGGACGCGGCCGCCGGGACGGCAGCCTCCCCCTGCCGTACCGGGCCCGACTCGGCGAGGACCGCGACGCAGGAGCGGGCGCTCCGCAGTCGATACGCATATGCCTGATATGGCATACGTCACGCACTGCGGAGCGAGAGGTGTAGACCTTGCGGGAAGGGCGGCATCGAAGCTCCAGCTCATGAGCGACTACCCGAGGAGTACCTCATCACGGTGCGCCCACCCGTGGCAGCACTGTGTGATTTCCATGCCCATCGGTATGCGTGTGGGCGGTGTTTCGGGGGTTGAGTGGTCGTCATGCACACGCGATACGACGTGACTTGTTCACAGGTTGTCGCTTCCACCCCTCGACGAAGAGGACCCATGAGCGAAGATGCCCACCCGCACATCGTCTTCGGCACGGCCACGGAGACGGCGCCGCTGCCGCTGCCGCTGGAGTTCGAGGCCCTCTGGGTGGCCAACCAGGCGGACTTCCACCAGTACGCCCGCGTGGTGTCCGGAAACTGGCAGGCCGCCGAAGCCACCGTGCACCGCGCGTTCCTGGAGATCCTGAACCTCTGGGACGAACTGCTGCAGTCGAGCAACATGCAGGGCGAGGTCTGGGCGATCTTCCGCAAGACCGTGGTCTCCCAGGAACTGAACTCCTTCCGGGAGGGCCTCTCCCGCCTGGAGCCGGACGAGGAGATCGGCCTCTTCCGAGCGCTGCGGAAACTGCCTCCGCGCCAGTTCGACGCCGTCGTCCTCAAGCACGTGATGCACCTGGAGACCAGCAAGATCGCCTGGTACCTGGGGGTGACCACCCGCACCGTCGACTACCACTGCCGCAAGGCCAAGGAGCGCCTGGAGCAAGCCGTCCCCTCGCACGTGAAGCACAGGAAGGATCCCAAGTGACCGGCAGCCGCGTCGAGAGCATGCTGGGCTCCCTGGGCCGGGCGCTGCGCGCCGAGGAGCGCATCTTCGACGAGCCCACCGCGCTGCGCCGGCTCGCCGAGGACTCCGGACTGGTCCCGCTGCGCGATCTCCCCGCAGTGGCCGGACAGCAGTTGACGGTCGTGGTGCGCTGGGCGCTGGAGCACCCCGGGGCTGCCGCGCATCTGGAACGTCTCGCCGAGGCGATCGGCGAGAAGAAGAACTACGGCGGCGAGCAGGACGACTGGATGCTCCTGGTCCGCGTCAGCGACCTCACCGAGATCGACGTGGACGGTGCGCACCTCTTCGCCTGCATGCTCTACCTGGCCCGGCATCACGACAGCGCCCAGTTCTGGTGGCAGTTCGCCGCCGGCGCCGGATTGCGCGTCGCCGCCTTCTGCCTGCACCTCCACCACCTCGGGCGGGGCGAGACACCCGAGGCCGAGCACTGGCTGGAGATGCTGAAGAGCATGGACACCCCGGAGATGGTGGACGAGGAGTTCCTCTACGGCCTGCGCAGGTTCGCCGCCTGGGAGTGGCGCAACGGCAGCCTGGCGTCCGGGTATGTGGCCGCTCTGATCGACGAGGTCTACCGGCTGGCCACCATCGACAACGCGGACGAGATGCTCGTGTGCCGCCCCGACCACGAGCTGGCCCTGCGGCTGAACGGCTGCGGCTCAATCTGACCCGGTACGACGAGCGGTCAGCGCCGCGCCCGCAGGCGGCCGTCGCCCTGGTACGGGGCGACGGCCGCCTGCGGGGTCGGTGTGGGGGCGAGTCCGTCAGCAGGTGTGGTCGACCAGGTCGAAGGAGGCGTAGTGGTCGGCCGTGTAGTAGTCCTCCGCCTGCTGCTCCCCGGTGACGATGCGTCGGGCACCGCGGTCCTCGGAGCCGGGGGTCTCCACGGTGTACTCGTGGTAGTAGCCCTGTTCGTGGTCGGGCAGGATGCCCTCACGGTTCTCGAAGACCGTGCCGTCCTGCGGATAGGGGTAGGGGCCGCCCTGCTCGATGAGGTCCAGGGTGTCGTGGGCCTCGGACGGGAGCTCGGAGGCGCAGATGTCGCCGACGGCGGCGATCCGCGCCGCCGCGGCCGCGGGGTGCGCGGCGGGCGCGGCCGAGGCGGTGGTGAGGGCGGGGCCACCGACGAGCATCGCGGCGGCGAGGGCTCCGGCGGCGCCGATACGGGTCCAGCGTGGGGGGAACGTCATGCCACCCCATGGTGACGCGCGTAGAAGACGTGTCAATGCCAACTCGCGGGGTTTTGCCGCACGTTCACCGGTCCGACGCCGGAGGGGCGCGTGGGCACCCCTCCGGCAGCCGAATCAGCTCGACTCGGCGTGGCGGGCCGCCAGCCGGCGGGCGCCCTCATCCGTCAGGGAACCGTGCAGCCGGAGGCGGGCGACCGCACCGTCCGGGTGGATGTCCATCCGCACATGGGTGACCGCGGGTGCGTCGGTCAGCAGGAAGCGGTGGATGGTGTCGGGCTGGAGGCGGGTGCGCGGCAGCAGTTCGGCCCACTCCCCCGTCTCGCCGTCCTTGCCCACCAGGCTCACCCAGCCCGCGGCGTTGCCCCGGTAGCAGGCGGTGTCGACCTCCACGGCGCGGATCCGGCCCTGCCCGGCGAGCGCGTAGGAGACCCAGTCGTGCCCCTTGTCGCGGCGGCGGCGGGTCTCCCAACCTTCGTCCATCTTCTGCGAACGGCCGGGCAGGATGCTGTTGACCGGCGGGGAGAAGAAGCGGTCCGAGGCGTCCTCGGCGAGGCCGCCGTTCTCCAGCGCCACCAGGTCGAAGGTGCCCAGCGCCGCCAGCCATCCGGGGTCGGCGAGCACCTGACCGTGCACCCGGAGCCGGGCGATGCCGCCGTCGGGGTACTGGCGCAGCCGCAGGTGGGTGAAGCGGCGCTCCTCGGTGACGGCGAAGCCGTTGGCGGCGTGGCCGCCGACGCGGGTGCGCGGGACGAGGGTCGTCCACTTCACGTCGTCGGCGAGCAGTTCCTCGGGGGAAGGCGCCCCCGGCACGGAGGTGGCCTCCACGGAGATCTCGGGCGGGTAGTTGCCGCGGAAGTGCGCGGTGTCCACGACCAGCCCGCGGATCACCCCGGGGGCGCCGAGCTTGACCAGCGCCCAGTCGTGTTCGTCCGCGGCCGGGTGGGGCTGCGAGGCCGAGGGGCCGCGCCGGCGGCGGGTCTCCCAGCCGTCCATGACCTTGCCCTTGTGCTGGAAGGCGTGCGGATCGAACTCGGGACGCCCGGAGTTGAGCAGGTTCTCGCGCTCGGCGAAGAACTCGTCGTTGGCCGCGATGACAGTGGCGCCCAGCCTGCGGTCGGCCAGGTCGGGAAGGTGGGCGAAGGGGAACCCGGCCTCCGGCGCACGGTAGTCGGCGTAGGTGTCGCCGCCCGAGTAGGGCGCGGCGTCTCCCGTATAGCCGGTGGAGCTGGTTGTCCCTGCGGTCTGCGCCGCTGTCATGCGGTCTTCCTTTCGATGAGCCGTCCGGTCTTTCCGGTGGGAACTCCGTGGTCGGCGACCCGCTCGCCGCGCAGCCAGGCGGAACGCACCACGCCGTGCAGGGTCCTGCCCGCGTAGGCGGTCACCTGGTTGCGGTGGTGGAGCCGGGCGGGGTCCACGGTGAAGGTCTCCTCGGGGGCCAGGACCGCGAAGTCGGCGTCCCGGCCCGGGGCGATGCTGCCCTTGCCCTCCAGCCCGGCGAGCCGCGCCGGTTCCCGGGACATCCAGCGGACGACGTCGGCCAGCGCGAACCCGCGGCGGCGGGCCTCGGTCCAGACGGCGGGCAGGCCGAGCTGGAGGGAGGAGATACCGCCCCAGGCGGTGCCGAAGTCGGGTGTCTTCAGGTCGGTGGTGCAGGGCGAGTGGTCGGAGACGACGCAGTCCAGGGTGCCGTCGGACAGTGCCTGCCAGAGCGCGTCCTGGTTGGCCCGCTCCCGGATGGGCGGGCAGCACTTGAACTCCGTCGCGCCGTCCGGGACCTCCTCCGCGGTGAGGGTGAGGAAGTGCGGGCAGGTCTCGGCGGTCAGCCGGAGCCCCGCGGACCGGGCCTCGGCGAGCATCGGCAGCGCGTCGCCCGAGGAGAGGTGCAGCACATGGACGCGGGTGCCGTGCTCGGCGGCCAGTTCGATCAGCAGCGCGATGGCGTCGTTCTCCGCCGAGCGGGGGCGGGAGGCGAGGAAGTCGGCGTAGGCGGGACCGTTCCGCTGCGGCGCCGCGGCGAGTCGGCCGGGGTCCTCTGCGTGCACGATCAGCAGCCCGTCGAAGGAGGCGATCTCGGCCATCGCGGCGGCGAGCTGCGCACGGTCGAGTTCGGGGAACTCGTCCACTCCGGAGGGCGAGAGGAAGCACTTGAAGCCGAAGACTCCCGCCTCGTGCAGGGGGCGCAGCTCGGGGACGTTGCCGGGCACGGCGCCGCCCCAGAAGCCCACGTCGATGTGCGCCTTGGGCCCGGCCACCTCGCGCTTGGTCCGCAGGTTGTCCGCTGTGGTGGTCGGCGGGAGGGAGTTGAGCGGCATGTCGAGGAGCGTGGTGATACCGCCGGCCGCGGCGGCGCGGGTGGCCGTCCAGAAGCCCTCCCACTCGGCGCGGCCCGGATCGTTGACGTGGACGTGGGTGTCGACCAGGCCGGGCAGCAGCACGTCATTCCCGATGTCCT
It encodes the following:
- a CDS encoding ABC transporter permease; amino-acid sequence: MTAPARPGGQDAQDGSPQPADSRPPAPAAADERLVHRPLAVRLLRRPELGAVVGALALFVFFALVADSFLRPSSLSTVLYFSSTLGIMAVPVALLMIGGEFDLSTGVMVTSSALASSMFSYQMTANTWVGVGVSLLVTLAIGLFNGVMLTRTGLPSFIITLGTFLMLTGLNLGLTKLISDKVTTKSISDMEGFDSAKAVFASTLTLGGVDLQITIVWWLLLVAAATWILLRTRVGNWIFAVGGGVDAARAVGVPVARTKIGLYLGVAFAAWISGQHLLFNYDAVQSGEGVGNELIYIAAAVIGGCLLTGGYGSAVGAAVGALIFGMANKGIIYAQWDPDWFKFFLGAMLLLATLLNAWIRKRAEATR
- a CDS encoding bifunctional 4-hydroxy-2-oxoglutarate aldolase/2-dehydro-3-deoxy-phosphogluconate aldolase, which encodes MYRWEITRAALEQRVLAIVRADSYEKAAATADILLAAGLTSLEVSLTTPYALDAISTLRRETGEDSVIGAGTVLDSASARLAVDAGARFLVAPALDEEVIRTGHRYGVPVFPGVATPTEAVRALELGADGLKLFPASQHGPGWLRDVRAALPQAPFLPTGGITLEEAPEWIAAGAVACGMGSALSDGHDRETTTKRVTELLKRLQDAAPA
- a CDS encoding sigma-70 family RNA polymerase sigma factor, coding for MSEDAHPHIVFGTATETAPLPLPLEFEALWVANQADFHQYARVVSGNWQAAEATVHRAFLEILNLWDELLQSSNMQGEVWAIFRKTVVSQELNSFREGLSRLEPDEEIGLFRALRKLPPRQFDAVVLKHVMHLETSKIAWYLGVTTRTVDYHCRKAKERLEQAVPSHVKHRKDPK
- a CDS encoding sugar ABC transporter substrate-binding protein — protein: MRTTGAAVAATAVALTALAGCSSTGGKRAEEAREQAASGKANVSTPRWKVAMVTHSGDGDTYWDIVQSGAEQAAAKDNIEFLYSHDKEAGRQAQLVQTAIDKKVDGLIVTLAKPDAMKRVVKKAVKAGIPVITINSGQEVSQDFGALTHIGQDEVLAGEAVGRELNERGRKKAVCLIHEQGNVGHEQRCDGIKKTFDGKIKNLYVDGTNMPGVQSSVEAKLQSDKKIDAVVTLGAPFAATAAKAKENAGSEAEIDTFDLNDKVAAGLQDGTIGFAVDQQPYMQGYEAVDLLWLYRYNADMLGGGKPVLTGPQILTKKDAGKLAELTKRGTR
- a CDS encoding GntR family transcriptional regulator encodes the protein MDRASPVPLYFQLAQQLESAIERGKLAPGSLLGNEIELAGRLGLSRPTVRQAIQSLVDKGLLVRRRGIGTQVVHSQVKRPMELSSLYDDLEAAGQRPATRVLRHGVEEASGEVAAALGVPEGAEVRLVERLRLAHGEPMAHMRNHLPVDLLTPREGELETTGLYRLMRGAGVTLHSARQSVGARIADAAEAELLGEVEGAPLLTMERTTYDDTGRAVEYGSHLYRASRYSFDFQLLVRP
- a CDS encoding sugar kinase, which gives rise to MLLMLAEPGLPLERATHFRRSVAGAESNVAAGLARLGHWARWIGRVGDDPAGEAVLRELRADGVDVSCAEMDPESPTGLLLRDSHPRRAVDVQYYRTGSAASLLSPAQITPEALAGVRLVHVTGITPMLSEDAEKATHALIEGARQAGATVCFDPNVRRKLGTDHEWIRRVGPLLREADLVLAGEDEIELLLGAGPDEGAKALLTLGRAGTVVVKHRDHSAVAHTAEGQWRQEPFEVPVTDPVGAGDAFAAGWLSARLRGLDHQRALAEAACVAALVVQAPGDIDGLPTAAARDRALAAFTRGTDPVHR
- a CDS encoding GNAT family N-acetyltransferase, producing MRISQCREEDLELLEAHKPLRGAATPHEARYARQRQGSATFLLAWQDRRPVGSCEISWAGCEAPEVRAAHPGCPEVHGLGVWHGALRSQNISTALLREVERLAGERGCRAVGLGVEKNNPRASALYGHLGYRDSVPYLDCWSYQDGAGVVHRVADACLFMVKKL
- a CDS encoding Gfo/Idh/MocA family oxidoreductase codes for the protein MRIGLIGTGRIGTLHARTLDAHPEVSGLVVADADAARAREVAAGLGATAVPEVADLFAAELDAVVIASATASHAELIRTAARRGLPAFCEKPIALDPAGTRAALAEVAAAGTLLQIGFMRRFDAGYTAAREAVRAGRLGRLHTVRAMTSDPAPPPAAYLPHSGGLYRDCLVHDFDAVRWVTGREIVSVYATGSAAGPAMFAEAGDVDTAAALLTLDDGTLCTATATRMNGAGYDVRMELAGERDQFAVGLDTRTPLTSLEPAAPPPPERPWPGFLERFGPAYEAEIAAFVRALRGEIPNPCDGREALAALLAAEACELSRATGAPVEPAALDGAEPSRTG
- a CDS encoding cytochrome P450, which encodes MADRSVLDLTPDTDGIVDLAVLGDDFVRDPYPVYAALRRRGTVHHVRTPEGALGWLVVGHEAARAALNDPRLSKDWANASPEAGTLSISPGTHMLISDPPDHTRLRKLVSRQFTPRRIAALEPRIRELTAGLLDRMLADPDGRADLVEALAFPLPIAVICELLGVPDLERERFSAWSDHVLSAAPEEEKRGSVEALSGYLTDLLERQRARPGEDLLSLLIRTSDEDGDRLSTGELHGMAWLLLVAGYETTVGLIANGALALLCHPDQLAALRADPALLDGAVEEMLRYDGPVEMSTYRFTREPLEIDGTLIPGGGRLVLPVLADADRDPARFPEGDRFDIRRESGGHLAFGHGIHFCLGAPLARLEARIAFEMLLERTDRLELDASPAALEWRQGTVLRGVKSVPVRFG
- a CDS encoding ribonuclease; this encodes MTFPPRWTRIGAAGALAAAMLVGGPALTTASAAPAAHPAAAAARIAAVGDICASELPSEAHDTLDLIEQGGPYPYPQDGTVFENREGILPDHEQGYYHEYTVETPGSEDRGARRIVTGEQQAEDYYTADHYASFDLVDHTC
- the alc gene encoding allantoicase, whose translation is MTAAQTAGTTSSTGYTGDAAPYSGGDTYADYRAPEAGFPFAHLPDLADRRLGATVIAANDEFFAERENLLNSGRPEFDPHAFQHKGKVMDGWETRRRRGPSASQPHPAADEHDWALVKLGAPGVIRGLVVDTAHFRGNYPPEISVEATSVPGAPSPEELLADDVKWTTLVPRTRVGGHAANGFAVTEERRFTHLRLRQYPDGGIARLRVHGQVLADPGWLAALGTFDLVALENGGLAEDASDRFFSPPVNSILPGRSQKMDEGWETRRRRDKGHDWVSYALAGQGRIRAVEVDTACYRGNAAGWVSLVGKDGETGEWAELLPRTRLQPDTIHRFLLTDAPAVTHVRMDIHPDGAVARLRLHGSLTDEGARRLAARHAESS